attccaGGCAACCAAAATTTGGCcatgaccccaggtcaaaggtttgaccctaagggttcctcctatTCCACGCTGGtagtcaaccaaaacactctgaaattttattttatttttttacacatACATCGCACTAGAATTTTCATAAACTACAATATCCCAAAACTACTCAAAACAAGGTTtgataaatattcattataatccaaaaaaaaaaagttcacaattaaacaacttaatcaaaataaggcttcataacaaatccataagtcataattactaaaacaaatcccaaaatccaaaaaaacacaataaaagaaaatgtcacgctccactaggccgctccaggagcatcctgaagtcctccctgccCCACCTGTGGATCTTCAGGAgtgatatctgcatctaaaaagatgtaaaaaatgaaggggtgagcatttccatATTGCTCAGTAGGatgcctaacacccaaggggttAAGGGGATTACTAAGTTCCAAAGAATACGAAAAGAACACTTCAACACAATAGGAACAATTCAACAGTATCAATCAAACCACATAGTttaatatctaatattatacacaatttcacaacattcaacaattaaatgaatgcacatgaacgtgtgacacacagtcatacaatgcactattgttctcgggctttcaccgaaggatacgcatccgcacccaaatacactTCCCATTCAGAGTCTTCCCGGggtaacttttgggtctttcaccctagggatctctctcccttcttaattcacCTCACACGGGCTTtcacttttcatcactatttcattttttttccatttcatacacttttcacaattttcataatttttttcacataaccatgatgcaaatgaatgccacaattccaaagttcctcaataatttcaacaatttcaacattccccaataatccaataaaataattttccacattaaaatttctgaaaatatcttaaataaatattcaaaaatttgcatatcaataaacttgaaattataCCACATTTACGGAATTTTTCAACCAttctaataatttctaatattcgaaattaactaactttccACCATAAAAATTCCGAAAATATTATAACCAAtgcccaaaaattcacaaatcactatttttgaaattaaacccTAATTTCGGAAATTTTCAActcttctaataatttttaatattcaaaattaactaactttccACCATAAAATTCCGAAAATATTATAACCAAtgcccaaaaattcacaaatcactatatttgaaattaaaccctaatttcagaatttttcaacccttctaataatttttaacaattcaaaacaattaattatcaacCAAAAGCAATTTCCCGcaattacaaaaatttcaaacaaattccaaataatccaaaaaaattcatacaacaccCATATTTCCTActtaactcataatgacaagATTTACAACTTTTTTCAAAGGAAAACacattaaatttaagttttaaggtTAGGTTCCCCTACCACAGATCTTgtcatttaaatttaagttaaaaacacGGTTGACCACCGTAGGATTGTTCCTCTCCTCGAGTAGAGCACCCCCTCAAAATCTGAGTTGAAACGAAGGTCGTTTGGCCACCCAAACAACCGATCAAAGTTCCAACGAGATGCAATTTCTCCACAGTGCCGCCGCCTCCTTTTCTCACCCGTTCTGCCActatttccctttctttttacaAAGCCCATTTCATTTCCTTGTTTTAATCCACTTACCACCAGTCCACTCAAGCCTAGCCCAAAGTTCAAAAACCTAATAACTAATTCCcatgttttcctttctttttacaaaGCCCATTTCATTTCCTTGTTTTAATCCACTTACCACCAGTCCACTCAAGCCCAGCCCAAAGTTCAAAAACCCAATAACtaattcccatttttcttttaaaaccccATTTCATCCAAGcccaaattaattctttttcatttttgtttttttttataacacacaaattaatattttctcaattttattaataaggaatttaatttaattaattaatatttttttcttttcattttcattttcgtttttctttttcgGAAATTCTCAAttactaaaatcctaagaaatttctaccctaaggctgacatgacataaaattttcaactcgccTAATTGACCAACACAATAAACCGAATTTCACCAATCCAAAACTAACACGTGTTCTTCagacacttttcttttttacttttcaaccatcactcaaaataagacttttcaaaatataaatgctAACGTGGCATAAAATACCCGATCATTACAAAAGCAACATAGTGGGGATGAAAAATGATGTGGAGTTTGTAAAGAGAAAGTCGttagagggagagagggagggaggagTGGTTGCCATCGTGGGGATGGGTGGCCTTGGCAAAACTACTCTTGCCAAGAAAGTTTACAACGACGGTGCTGTTCAGAACCACTTTGGCCGTTACTGTGCTTGGGTTTATGTATCTCAAGAGTACAATATCCTGGAACTTTTGCTTGGGATCGCTAGTTGTATCATCACTCTCACCGACGAACAAAAACGTAAGATTCAAAATCATGAGTTGGGGAAAGAGATTGAAAAATGTCTCCAGGAAAAGAGTTACTTGATAATGCTTGATGATGTATGGAACACCGATGTTTGGCGCGGGTTGAGCTCATTTTTTCCTGCAGAATCAAATAAGAGCAGAGTATTGATCACTACTCGCAATGAACAAATTGTTGTGGATGCTCATTCAGATTGCTATAAACTTCAACTTCTGGGTGACGATGAAAGCTGGGAGTTGTTTCTCAGTAGAGTAGGGAGTACAACAGTACTGACATGGTCAGGGTTGGAGGAATTCAAAAAGGAGATTGTATCAAAATGCAAAGGTTTACCTCTTGCAATCGTGGTGCTCGGAGGACTTCTATCACTGAAAGATCTGACACAAAACTCATGGCAGAAAGTGCTTAAAAGCATGGATTAGCATCTAAGTCAAGGTCCTGACTTCTGTTTAGGAATTCTTGCACTGAGCTATAACGACTTACCCTCTTACTTGAAGCCCTGCTTTCTTTACTGTGGGGTTTTTCCGGAGGACTCAGAAATCAAAGCAACTAAGTTGATTCGCTTGTGGGTTGCTGAAGGATTTGtacaaaaaaggggaaaagaaacTCTGGAAGACATTGCAGAAGACTACTTATACGAGTTGATCTAGAGAAGCATGATTCAGGTGGCTGATACGAGAGACAATGGAAGGGTGAAGTCTTGCCGTATACACGACCTGCTTCGAGATCTAGCCATTTCAGAAgctaaagaagaaaaactttttgCGGTAGATGAAAACATTGATGTGGATGTGCTTCCTACTAGTGTTCGTCGACTAATCAGTAATATTAATCAGACCAACTCTCCGCATTTGCAAAATTCTAATCTCCGATCTTTGATCCTCAGTAGATCCATTGATGAAGGAGATGAGGTATGTTTACATAAATACCCTAAATTGTTTCGGGTCCTGCACGTGGACTTGGGCTGAG
The sequence above is drawn from the Vitis riparia cultivar Riparia Gloire de Montpellier isolate 1030 chromosome 15, EGFV_Vit.rip_1.0, whole genome shotgun sequence genome and encodes:
- the LOC117931960 gene encoding putative disease resistance RPP13-like protein 3; protein product: MGGLGKTTLAKKVYNDGAVQNHFGRYCAWVYVSQEYNILELLLGIASCIITLTDEQKRKIQNHELGKEIEKCLQEKSYLIMLDDVWNTDVWRGLSSFFPAESNKSRVLITTRNEQIVVDAHSDCYKLQLLGDDESWELFLSRVGSTTVLTWSGLEEFKKEIVSKCKGLPLAIVVLGGLLSLKDLTQNSWQKVLKSMD